In Capsicum annuum cultivar UCD-10X-F1 chromosome 11, UCD10Xv1.1, whole genome shotgun sequence, one genomic interval encodes:
- the LOC107848446 gene encoding chaperonin-like RbcX protein 2, chloroplastic: MVGALSVVGSSMVDSHSSPCLFLDALPTCNLGIGDSFGRKQLPRLGTMELSTSFVDLRFSAKCSKGNNYKKQTKGSKNLRIVSDLGGQYEESFSDIKTQILNYFTYKAVRTILNQLNEMNPPQYQWFNDYVTENKPNDGKRFIRDLAKEKQELAEKVMTTRLSLYAKWIKKCDHEEIYNRISDQNVEVMRERLMETVIWPSDDTNMGAK; the protein is encoded by the exons ATGGTGGGGGCTTTGTCTGTTGTGGGTTCATCTATGGTGGATTCCCATTCTAGTCCTTGTTTATTTTTGGATGCTCTGCCTACATGCAATTTGGGTATTGGGGATTCTTTTGGTAGGAAGCAATTGCCAAGATTGGGAACAATGGAATTGAGCACTTCTTTTGTAGATTTGAGGTTTTCAGCGAAATGTTCGAAGGGTAATAATTACAAGAAGCAGACAAAGGGTTCGAAGAATCTTAGGATTGTCAGTGATTTAGGTGGGCAGTATGAAGAAAGCTTTAGTGACATTAAAACG CAAATTCTTAACTACTTCACATATAAAGCGGTGAGGACTATTTTGAACCAGCTTAATGAAATGAACCCTCCACAGTATCAATGGTTCAATGA TTATGTTACAGAAAATAAGCCTAACGATGGAAAACGTTTCATTCGTGATCTTGCAAAG GAGAAGCAAGAACTCGCTGAAAAGGTGATGACAACACGTCTCAGTCTATATGCGAAATGGATAAAA AAATGTGATCACGAAGAGATATACAACCGAATATCTGATCAAAATGTGGAAGTGATGCGTGAGCGACTCATGGAGACCGTGATTTGGCCATCTGATGACACGAACATGGGGGCGAAATAA